A single Plasmodium knowlesi strain H genome assembly, chromosome: 13 DNA region contains:
- a CDS encoding esterase, putative, giving the protein MADSATYDGEIDIKPYTRLDGKPKLDSFFNKDGLLLRSYGWLVKNAIGIIILIHGLCSHARLNFLRHNVHIVSNDKAILKDGNNFYVYEDSWIEHFNKNGYSVYALDLQGHGLSDGWDNLKANVKNFDDFAYDVMQYIARIQDSLADDDSKDYTTSDGNVDQGINKKMLPTYIIGLSMGGNIALRILQLLGKSQIDANRRLNIKGCVSISGMISIELLTSPSSSTYQFFFLPLSNIISDFFQNSRLISVLPYQRYPYLNDILMFDKIRFKGGITYRFGRELLNAMSNLDRDIGHTLTSIPILFIHSKDDPFCYWRGVVSFYNRLRVRYKELHLLENMEHVLTLEPGNMRVLNSILDWLATIYGGVKEDQPNDDQQ; this is encoded by the coding sequence ATGGCTGATAGTGCTACATACGACGGAGAAATAGATATAAAACCTTACACTAGACTGGATGGAAAACCAAAACttgattcattttttaataaagatGGACTGTTATTAAGATCATACGGGTGGCTAGTGAAAAACGCCATAGGTATTATAATATTAATTCATGGTTTGTGTTCACATGCAAGATTGAACTTTTTAAGACATAACGTGCACATAGTAAGTAATGATAAAGCCATTTTAAAAgatggaaataatttttacgtCTATGAAGACAGTTGGATTGAGCACTTCAACAAAAATGGTTACTCAGTTTATGCTTTAGATTTACAAGGGCATGGACTGTCCGACGGGTGGGACAATTTAAAAGCTAacgtaaaaaattttgacgATTTCGCCTATGATGTAATGCAGTATATTGCTAGAATTCAGGATTCCTTGGCTGATGATGATAGTAAGGATTATACAACTTCTGATGGAAATGTTGACCAAGGGATTAATAAGAAAATGCTTCCAACATACATTATAGGTTTATCCATGGGTGGAAATATTGCATTACGGATATTGCAATTATTGGGAAAGTCCCAGATCGATGCAAATAGAAGGTTAAATATAAAAGGGTGTGTCTCCATATCTGGAATGATTTCTATTGAATTATTAACATCCCCAAGTTCAAGTACGTatcagtttttctttttaccctTATCGAATATTATTTcagatttttttcaaaactcAAGGCTTATTTCGGTGTTGCCTTATCAAAGGTATCCTTACTTGAATGACATTTTAATGTTTGATAAAATACGTTTCAAAGGAGGCATAACCTATCGATTTGGTCGCGAACTACTAAATGCAATGTCCAACTTAGACAGGGACATAGGACATACTCTTACGAGTATTCCTATTTTGTTTATACATTCAAAAGATGACCCATTTTGTTATTGGCGAGGTGTGGTGTCATTTTATAATAGACTGAGAGTTCGTTATAAAGAATTACATCTTTTAGAGAACATGGAACATGTATTAACTCTGGAACCGGGAAATATGAGAGTTCTAAATAGTATTTTGGACTGGCTTGCCACCATATACGGAGGCGTAAAAGAAGACCAACCGAATGATGATCAACAATGA